The genomic window TCTGCGCCCGTTCCGGGATCATGTCGGCGCAGGCGACCACGTCGAAAGCCTCGAACCTGCATCCCGCCTCGAAGTACACGCCGCTGATGTTTCCGCATCCTATGATGCCCGCCTTGAGCGCCGCAGCCTTCATGGAATTCGCCTCTGCAGTGAGATAGCTTAATCCAACGCGAAAAGTATGGGTCCCGCCTCGTCAATGCCGCGGCGGAACGCATCGCCAGGCCTCGTGATCCGTATCCTTGCGGCTACGGGAGTTCCGCCTGGCAAATGCCCATCACTTCTAATCCGTGGACCGGTAAACGTCAAGCGAAATATGCCGCCTGGGGAACCTGTAATCGCTTGACGTTCACAAGGGGCTTGCCTATAATCTCAATCGTCCCGGATCGGTGAACCGGCCGCGCGAAATCGGTCCACATCGCGGCCGGAATACATCTTACATTGGACCATCCCGTGTACCGTTCCTCGGCACCATTCGGTAGTGACATTCCGCGGTCGACCCGCCGGAGAAAGCCTTGATCAAGCAGATCCTGACTTACGGTGCGCTCTTCAGCGCGTTGATTGCGGGGTGCAGCGAGGAAGTTGTCGGTCCCGGAAACGTCGCCAGGCCCCTGGTGGGCGACTACGATCTCGAAAGCCGAACCGTTAACACCACCATACAGACGGATTCCGGCAGCACGGAGGAACGGGTCACGCTGGTACCCCCGCTGGTACGAGGTCGCCTCCGCCTCAGCACCGACGGCCGGTACGGCCAGGTCGATACGACCATCGTATCGGATTCCACGACGGTCAATATCCAGAACGGACGCTGGAGCGTGCTGGACAACGTGTTCTACTTCGTGACCGACGACAACCAGCAGTACGAGGACCGTTTTACCTTCGACGGCCTGAGGCTGGTCCGCGACTCCGAGGAAATCCGCCACGTCTCGGGCAGGTTTTTCAGCGTCACGGACGTCTGGCTGAAACTGCCCGACGCCGCACCCCCCGCGGATCCATAACGACAACGAAAGCGCCAGGGCATGACCCTCGTCAAGGACGACCTGTCAGCCTCCGCCTTTTCCGACCATCCCCAGGTCTTCGAGGAGGGGTTCAATGTAAAGACGGTCATCGGGATCGTCTTTCTCGGGCTGTTCATGATCCCGGGCTCGATCTATCTGAACCTGATCGCCGGGCAAAGCCTCGGTCCTGCGGCGGAATGGACCACGATCATCCTGTTCATCGAAGTCGCGCGCCGGTCTTTCACCACGCTCAGCCGCCAGGAAATCTACATGCTGTACTACGTGGCGGCCAGCCTCACCGCCGGCGTGGGACTGGCGCTGTCCGGCGGACCCTTCGCCCAGCTCATCTGGTACCAGTACTTCGTCCAGTCCCCCGGCGCCCGGGCCTTCGGCATCGACGACCAGATCCCCTCCTGGATCTCTCCGGGCGCGGATTCCGACGCCATCGTACTGCGCACGCTGCTGCACGGGGAATGGCTGGTGCCGATCCTGCTCATCGCCGTGCTCCACATCTTCAACCGCGCGAGCGCCTTCACGCTGGGTTACGGACTCTTCCGCGTAACGGCCGACGTGGAACGGCTGCCCTTCCCCCTGGCCCCGATCCAGGCGGAGGGCGCCACGGCCCTGGCGGAGAGTTCCGCGGGACAGGAATCGTGGCGCTGGCGCGCCTTCAGCATCGGGGCCATGCTGGGGCTCGTTTTCGGCGCGTTCTACATCGGCATTCCGGCCGTCACGGGCGCGCTGCTGGCAGAACCGATCACGCTGATTCCCATTCCCTTTGCCGACCTGACGCGCAATACGGAGAACATCCTGCCCGCCGCGGCCATGGCGGTCGAACTGGGACTGGGGCCGGTGTTGACGGGATTCGTGCTGCCCTTCTGGATCGTGGTCGGTTCCGCCATCGGCGCGCTGCTTACCGTGGTCGTCAACCCGCTGCTCTACGATTTCGGTATCCTGCGCACCTGGTCGCCGGGCATGGATGCCATCCAGACCACGCTCGTCAACGATATCGATTTCTGGATGAGCGTACGCATCGGCACGGGATTTGCCGTCGCACTGATCGGTGGATGGAGCATCCTGTCCGGGCTCAGGAAACGGTCGGCCGGCGCAAGGCGCGAAGGATCGAACGCCGGTCCGGCCGCCGGGTACGTCACACCGCCCGGCAGGGGTGATTTCCCGCTCTCCCTGATTTTCGGCGCCTTCCTGGTCCTGACGGTCGGCTACGTCGTCCTGAGCTGGCGCCTGGTGCCCGGGTTCCCCATTCTCTTCTTCGTGTTCTACGGGTTCTTCTATACCCCGCTCAGCTCCTACGCGAGTGCCCGCCTGCGCGCCATCACGGGCGCCGATCTCCAGTTCCCCCTCATCAAGGAGGCCACGTTCATTCTCAGTGGCTACAAGGGGGTGGACATCTGGTTCGCGCCGATTCCCATCTTCAATTACGGCGGCCAGGCCCAGGCCTTTCGCGAGGTCGAACTGACCGGCACCCGGTTCTCGAGTGTGTTGAAGGCGGAACTGGTCATGATCCCGGTCCTGCTCGTCTGCAGCCTGCTGTTCTGGCACTTCGTATGGGGACTCGCGCCGATCCCGTCGCAGGCCTATCCCTATGCGCAGAAATTCTGGCAGCAACAGGCCACGATGCAGGCGCTGTGGTACTCCAGCACGGCAGGATCGGGGTTCGAGTCGAGCTACCTGATCGAGGCGTTGAAGGTCCCGTACATGGTAGGCGGCGCGGCCTTCGGCGTATTGGCCTACGCTGTCCTGGCGGCCTTCAACCTTCCCGTCATGCTGATCTTCGGTGTGATCGCCAGCGTGGGCACGGTGCCCCACGCCTTCATCCCGCAGTTTCTGGGTGCGCTGCTGGGCAGGTACTACATGGAGCGGAAATTCGGCAGGCA from Gemmatimonadota bacterium includes these protein-coding regions:
- a CDS encoding peptide transporter; this encodes MTLVKDDLSASAFSDHPQVFEEGFNVKTVIGIVFLGLFMIPGSIYLNLIAGQSLGPAAEWTTIILFIEVARRSFTTLSRQEIYMLYYVAASLTAGVGLALSGGPFAQLIWYQYFVQSPGARAFGIDDQIPSWISPGADSDAIVLRTLLHGEWLVPILLIAVLHIFNRASAFTLGYGLFRVTADVERLPFPLAPIQAEGATALAESSAGQESWRWRAFSIGAMLGLVFGAFYIGIPAVTGALLAEPITLIPIPFADLTRNTENILPAAAMAVELGLGPVLTGFVLPFWIVVGSAIGALLTVVVNPLLYDFGILRTWSPGMDAIQTTLVNDIDFWMSVRIGTGFAVALIGGWSILSGLRKRSAGARREGSNAGPAAGYVTPPGRGDFPLSLIFGAFLVLTVGYVVLSWRLVPGFPILFFVFYGFFYTPLSSYASARLRAITGADLQFPLIKEATFILSGYKGVDIWFAPIPIFNYGGQAQAFREVELTGTRFSSVLKAELVMIPVLLVCSLLFWHFVWGLAPIPSQAYPYAQKFWQQQATMQALWYSSTAGSGFESSYLIEALKVPYMVGGAAFGVLAYAVLAAFNLPVMLIFGVIASVGTVPHAFIPQFLGALLGRYYMERKFGRQKWMRYTPVLAAGYACGTGLVGMATVAIALISKTVAPLVY